A window of Nicotiana sylvestris chromosome 8, ASM39365v2, whole genome shotgun sequence genomic DNA:
TTTGGCTAAAAAAGGTTCAGCAGATACAAGttcagaggaagacttcttggaagaagcctTGGCCCTTTTTGGTTTGGATGTAGGAACTTCCACAGTTGTTCCCCTTTCatgatggaccagttccatctcctcctgttcttcttctgcaacctcagAACTCTCCACAACCTTTGTTTTTCCCTTCTCTTCTTTTTATTCTTGCTTTCTTCCAGAGGTTTCTGTAACTCAGCTTCACTTTGTTTGACCCTGCTTCTAATGGCTCTTCCCTTATGTACTGAAGGTACAGTAGGTTTTGGGGAtgacattttgcttttctttgttgGCTTGGAAGCAGTTGGAGCCTTTTGTGTGGAAGCTTTCTGCTTATTTGGATCATAACTGGCCCAACCCTCTTCAGAAGATCAGCCAGTGTTTCCTcagtagatgaaccaggttcatcttgtTGCTTGCTTAGATGCACAAGCCCTTCAGCCGCctccccagaaccacttccccctgacttgtTGCCACCTTCTTCAACACCTCCACAGATAGCCAGAAAGTTTTCTTTCCCATTTCCCCTCTCATCACCACTTGctccttctctctctttttctttctttttacctccacttctACTAGATTCAGCCCCCTTTACATCTTTGATAGGACCAACCAAGACAAACCTATTTTCTATATTTTGAACCACAATAGAGAATACCACGCAAGAACTTACCTTACCAGGGGTTTCTTGAATTTTGTCAGTGATAGAAGACCCATGTTCTTCACCTTCGTTGGCAGAAATAAAAGCTTCAGACTCAGAGCTTGAGTCAGATTCTTGAGTAGGACTTTCCTTCCTCTGGCTAGCCTTCAATTTCTCATTTAGAACTTTTCTTAGATCTCCAGAAGCTACAGTTTTTCTGGCCAACATTTTCTGCCTACGAAACCTAGGTTTTAGGGTTTCACTAGGGGGTGTAGATGAGGATGTATTAGAAGGGGATACTGGTGGGGGAGTGCCAGGATTGTCTTGGGGGTTAGTCATGGTGGATTGTTTCTAGAGAAAAATTTGGGAATTTTTGGAGAGAAGAAGGGCGATCAGAACTTGAGAAGAGTTTTGACGGTTATGGACTAATGAATAATAGGTGTGGTGTATATTTAAAGATGATTAGAATTAAATGCAGTAACGACAGCTTTTTCAGAGGTCAATTAGAAGTCTAATCAAGGTATAATTCCGGTCTCTTAGTGATTAATAGGCATCGCTAGATTTTAGGCAAAAATCTCAGTTTTTAGAGTTCTATGGGAATGAAACTGGTTCAATGCTCAATGGATAGAATTTCTGGGAATTTGATGAatgtaggacttctgctcatgattggaaaaataatctttctaattgtatagagtatagaaaatatacatgagcttttcatatgaacacatactgatgaaccaggttctttatatagaactctcttgaacatgcctcaaatgccaaaatagaagaaactttgtaagagatcagtgagtcacatgtaacaggagtatactaattaaagtatgaaactgagtaagaATTGATCTAGATATTTATACAAAGTTAGAACTCCTAAccaaaaattaattttttctatttttaatatTGTGCATTTTGAactggacctattaggtgatcttaatcatccctaattccaccctgttcctctcaaagttttctctacttagTGCTTTAGTGAAAATGTCAGCTATTTGTTTATAAGTAGCATAGAATTCTATTGAAAACAATcttttctcatagttatctcttaagaagtggtgtctaacatctatgtgcttagtcctcttatgatgaacaaggttctttgtcatacttatagcaccagtgttatcacagaatattgGAATACATCCCACTTCAAttccaaaatctaccagctgttgtttgatccatagcaattgagcacaacaagaagtAGCAGCAACATACTCAACTTCAGTAGTAGATAGGGCCACAGAATTTTGCTTTttggtagcccatgacacaagacatgaaccaaggaagtgtggcatacctgaggtgcttttcctgTCCACTAAGAAACCTGCAAAATTAGaatcagcatatcctactagatcaaaattactacctttaggatacCAAAGACATAGATGAGTGGTGCCTTTcagatatctcagtatcctctttaCAACAGTCAAATGGGACTcttttggatttgcctgaaaacgagcacaaagccctacactaaaAACAATGTCAAGTCTTCTtgcagtaagatacaagagtgaaccaatcatacctcTATACAACTTTttatcaactgatgaaccaggttcatcaatatctaatttagtggcagttgcaatgggtgtgtctatttctttagaatcctccattttaaactttttgattagCTCTTTTGTATATATCTGCTGATGAATCATGGTTCGATTTGGACTTTATTTGATCTGCAAGCCtaaaaagaagttaagctcacccatcatgctcatttcaaactcactccccattagttTTGCAAAGTCCTTACTCAGCCTATCAGTGGTAGCCCCAAATATGATGTCATCTACATATATTTGCACAACAAggagatctttacctttttcccttaaaaataaggtactgtcaattttacctcttttgtaactATGATCCAATAGGAATTTGGATAGTCGTTCATACCAAGCTCTTGGGGCCTGCTTGagcccatagagagccttgtctaacttgtacacatgctcaggacattccttgctctcaaaccctggaggttgtttcacaaacacttcttcctttaggtagccattcaggaaggcactttttacatccatctgatgaaaAGTGAATTCCATGTTTGCTGCAAAGGCTCTGAGGAGTCTAATTGCCTCTAGTattgcaactggagcaaatgtctcatcatagtctatgccctcctcttggatGTACCCTTAtaccaccaatcttgctttgtttcttgtaactgttccatattcatcaagtttgtttctgaagacccattttgtaccaatgactgatctgtccttgggtctcgGAACTAGATGGAAAACTTGATTTCTTTCAAATTGGTTTAGTTCATcctgcattgcattcacccaatctgcatcctgcaaagcctcaacaacatttttaggttcaataagagataggaaaaCATCAAAAGCACAGAGATTCTTTAgctgtgatctagttttgactccagatatTGGATCAGTaataatgttctcaataggatgagaactttaaTACTtttaaggtttcacaaccaactggtttctgctagATGTCTCTTCCATGCTCTATTGCTGCGGAACAGGTTCATAAACAGGTTCCTCTAGGGGGTTTGATTCAATTTCTCCTTGATTAGTTCCCCCTATCAAGTTGCCCTGATTTGAAGGACCGGTttcatcacctgttccttcttttgatgCCACTTTGACTTGTGTTGGGGATTCAGTCAATTCCTTTACCAAttcaatggcttcatcttcatgttcctgtctcttagaaagaatgttagtttcatcaaatactacatgtacactttcttctacacatagagttcttttattaaacactttatatgcttttctatgtgaagaatatcccaagaacactccttcatcacttttgggataaaacttacctagggagtcttttcaaTTATTGTGCACATAGAACTTGTAACCAAAttccctaagatgggatatgttTAGTTTTCTCCCTttatagggagtcttctctaccagAGGTCtggtcatgcatctattgattatgtaacatgtagtgtttacagcctctgcccagaaacTGTGGGGCAATTTACTAGAAAGCAACATGGTTCTAACCATGTCCTCAAGAGTTTTATTCttcctttcaactactccattttgttgaggggtcctaggggcagagaaattatgttctataccattttcatcataGAATTCAGCAATCTTGGAATTtttaaattcagttccatgatcagacctaatggatgcaagttgatttcctaattatttctgagtttttctaacaaatgcaataaacatgtcaaatgcttcatctttggaGGTTAGAAATAGAACCCaagtaaatctagaataatcatcaacaagcaccattaaatatttctttccacccctgctcatggttctcattggaccacatagatccatatggaccagttccaacgacttAGTTGTatttaccattttcttgcttttgaaagatgatcttacctgcttcctccttgcacatgcctcacaaactttgtcttccttgaacttgatattaggtaaccctatcaccaagtcgtTGGAGACTAATTGttttagctgatttagacttgcataaccaagtcttttgtgccataggaggggatcattaaacaacacacttaagcaagtgagttcattttctgagagagtagacaaatctacaatgtaaatattgttaactctttttccctgcaaaacaatcttatcaatggtaaggttaatcacaaagcatttggtagaggtaaaaGCTACAagattacctctgtcacacaattgtgacacacttattaggctatatttcaaacCATCTATCAGGTAAACATTCTCTATGGAATGAGAATCTGTTttgcctacctttccaaccccaatgatctcacctttctttccattactaaaggagacattacctccttttaagtcctcaagtgaaaggaactagtccttgtgcccagtcatatgttttgagcaatCACTATCCATATACCATATTTGGCTCCTCcctttcacttggacctgcaaaaagaaatcaggggttagtcttaggaacccaaactagtttgggtccctttctataggcaaaaggatgAATCAAATTTCTTCTTGCCCACCCAGGcagcttgtttttctcttgaacaaagactTTATTCatttgactagccttttcttttgcattacattcatttttgtaatggtcAGTCTTActacagtgtgtgcagattttatctttgggaagagtgaggtacttgcttttagggtCCCATTTTGGAGCTtgagtcccatagccaagtcctcttttaTTGCTATTGTGATGCTCTTGCAGCCAagagagtgcatcagaagccttgttccactTGCAAGTTCTTTCTAGTTCATGTTTCACCTTTCCTAGATCTTCCTTGAGGACTTTTATGAATTCATATTTCTTATACaattcatctttcatttttcccaaattttatTCTAGAGTGAGAtatgtgtgatcagctttcttctttcctttttctagtttcagttttaagtttcGGACCTAAGTTATAGGACACTCttatcaagttcaagaacctagtTCTTGAACTCAGCATTTATGttatcactctcattagccctacaCTCTAGACTTTTGCATTTTACTTTTTGGATCACACATTCCCTACAAAAAACTTCCTTCTCATTGataattatctcagactcatcaatgaagtctagtaaTAGCTCAGCCAacttttctttagacaaaaatttaatcttgtctttgagatgaacgatgcttacctcttgttcatcatctgattctccgatggccatcAGTGCTTGCTCTTCTTCAGCTTCATCGTCTGAGTCTTCATCTGAAGATTCTCCCCAAGAAGCAACCATAGCCTTGGTTGaacctttgttcctttttggttgaacctgCTCCATCTTCCCGTTCCTTCATTCAGCCCTTTCTTTCTTCCACTCGATTTCCCATTGAGgccagttcttgatcatgtgataagtcttaccacacttgtagAAACCCTCATTAGTCTGTTTCTCATGAGCTCTTgacttgttgaaggttgtacctcttgaagaaccctttcctctcatcaggtactttttgaaatctctaGTGATCATAGCCATCTCATCATCTTCCAGATCTGAACTTTCAGCAATTCTGAGAGCTAGGCTTCTCTCCTTCTTGGGtgtatccatcttcatggtttgccttctcagttcataagcAGTAAGAttttccaatcagttcatccagtCAGAGAGTAGCAATATTCTTGGATTCCTGAATGGCAGTAATTTTGCTTTCCCAtgagactggcagaacccttgtcaggattttctcaaccttgtttTCTTtaagaataatccttccaagagacttaagttcatttgtcagtgtaaTGAACCtagtatacatctcttggatagtttctccttccttcatagtaaaattctcatattgagaatacagtaGTGTTCCTCTGGATcttttcacttgaggtgttcctttaTGAGCCACTTCCAAAGTGTCCCATATCTTCATAGCAGTGGTACAGCTTTGGATCCTACTGTACTCATCTTGACCTAGTCCatacacaagccatttcttggccttagcatttTTTCCCACTTCTTTAGGTCTTCAACAGTAGAGTCAacccttgtctttggcacatccactccttcctCATTTTTTATTGTAGTTGCCAAAGggccatcagtgactatgtcccagagttcatagtcttctcctatgatgtgattcttcatcctgttcttccaccaagagtagtactaTCCATTGAacagtggaggcctagcagtggattgcccttcccagttcccaggtggtgcactcatgttaatattttcctaaggtgttagcctcttcaaggataacatgctctgataccaattgatgttctaaacatcaataccacacaagagggggggtgatttgtatggtacccaattttttgatctagaagaacctggttcttctaggtattCTAACTACTATTGTTGCAGAAttaaaaatacagaaaataaagaacacagagatttttacataGAAAATACCTGGcccaaaaggtgaaaaaaccacgacccactactcagtaggatttttccaaacatccactaaaatcactgagtcaaaacaacatttacaaaacctTTTTGTAAatctaaggattaactctaatccctgtgtagcacatagcctcaactgttgcgacaccatcaagttagcctataacttgaacactcaaagtacctattacaaatgcttctatgaaagctgaaaaggtacaactttaaaccacctactacaattgaactagaataagagtAAACACaacggaactggttcttctatctcgttcaagtagcttcagtgTGCACACttaaatctcacataaattgctcaTAAAATTGCCTTGCTcgtttgctctcaatttagtttaacttctgtgtatgtgcaacacctgtaaaagagaacaatcactattatttaatgagttagtaatcagagtttgattgagactcaattgTTGATCTTCCATCGAAGTTGAGTCCTTGTACAATACAAACCCTAACCCTATCTTTTATCTGGATTGTGTCCTCTTcccataaggagactttctctcctCATTCAATAAGTaaccttttcgatcagttcaggagatattgctgcttgatcattgagacttatctccttcatgtgTATCAGACATGTCTAGGTTGATAAATACTGTGCCTCAcatgatggacctggtccatggctGAGtttatttgtcattcttcaaaacttcacctgaacATGGGCCAACACCATGCTTGTGAAGAATCTGAGTGTGTTACTCCATTAGTTGGTGAAAATATCAAGCCCATGTGTGATTATTTTTTCGACCTTTGATTGTTTAACACGTCTCCCTTGGAACCCTTAAACATTCCTTGTACCAAGCCCAGGTTGGACTGATAAACTCGGGTCGTCGGGACCCTGACTTCGAGTTGAATAAGAGTACGACTTCGAACTCCCAAATCGAGACTTAAACTTTAGACCCTATGTTAATCATCGAGGGGGGATTTTCTCGGAAGCTCGAGAATGGAGACTGCCTTTAGGCTTTCGAGAACAGTCCCCGAGTTGGGGTTTGCTCGAACTTGGGCCATCTGGAGACTTACTTAAATTTAGTGTAGATAGCCTTAAGGTGTTGTAGGTAGATCCCGGATGAGGGACTATCTGGATTTAGATGGTACCCCAAGGCCAAGCCTATATGAGTAGAGTTTAAGCGCTTATTTTCTTCTTAATAAGAGCCTTCAAAACCGGGTACCCTCTCGAGTCTTGCGATGATATAGATGACTCCTtggagagatcctcgagatcaggTACCATCTAGGAAATGGCGATAATGCCGAtagcttcctggagcctaacttcttttttatggaggtcctcgagatcgagtACCATCTTGGGACTTGTTTGGTGCGGGGGTATCTGACCCAAAAATGTCACACGGCTCTCGTCAAATAGACAACACGGCTGCAAAGTGATCGAGGCGATCCCGACGACACATCTTCCCAGGGTGATTTTGAATAGTATTTTAATCGGCCTTTAAGGCAGGCGGATCGTCACCACTTTTCCATATATAGGGATGTTTCTGCCCCTTTGGAGATTCCACCATTCCGAGTAGTTACACCTTTTTCCTGCGTTAGGCCTTTCACTATTTCATCATTAATGCTCTTGTCTAAATTCCTGCTCTAGTTCTCTAATTTTGTTGCAGTCATGACTACTACATCAGGATCCGTTCAGTAGGGAGGAAAGAGTTCTGCCTCCGATTCTTGCTCTATTGGCGGAGCGTCGATGATGCCAGGAGGGCTTGACTTAGGGCATTTTGCTTCGGGAGGGGACTTTTCCTCAGAAAAGTACCCTGATGCTCAGGATCAAAGGGAGAATACCTTGAAGTTTACTTCTTCGATAGGAGAGGGGCACCTTGAGCTTGTGAGGAAAGACTGTGGATGGAGGGAAAAGGtagtactgcaggtaccttccccggaTGAGTATATTATGGACCGTGACAAGGGGTTTTTGAATGTGTTCACGTATCCTTTCACgctgggcccccttgatagggtcgtgcttgatttctgtcgAAAGTATCATGTTACCTTGGTGTAGATTCACCCGACATTTTGGCATacaatgttgatgatgaggttctttgcggagaaggcaaGGCTTGAATTCATGCTCAATCGTCTTATCAGGTTGTACCAGCCTTTGCATCATTGAGGTCTTCTAACCTTACGATGTTGGTTCACCACGCCTTTTTTCGTTGTTGATGGAGAAGGCAGAGATCGGGAGTGGATGAGTCGATTCGTCCGAGTACGGACCATtgatattatccccgtggagtttattccattccctgaggaatggaattttacatgTAAGTGGCACACTTCTGCCTTCTTAGTTTTGTTTATGGCGAAGGTTGGCTTCGTGAATGtgccctcttttctttttctacagCGATTTCGTGGATGCCAGGCGAGGTTCCTAATCTGCCGGATTGGGTTCAAAAGTTGGCGGCCCACTCGACTTACAATGAGGGTAAGTGGCGAACTTTATCTAAGAATAGGTGGGAGGCAAAACATCACGGTATATGCTTGTGCAATCTGTTACCATCCCTTCTTTTAGTTGGAAAAGCACTTTCTCTTTCTACGTACTAACCCGGCTATTGTAGGCATCGGGGAGACTTCTGATGCAAGGCCATTCCCCCTTGGAGACGGAGAAGGATCACTAGCTTCTATGCTAAATAATGATAACAATAAGCAAGAGATACCTTTGCAGTGCGACGGTGCTCAAAGCAAGGCAAACCTGGACCGGGGGCCTGGAGTGGAAGTGTTGACTGAGCTAGCCGCACCCTTGATTTCTGGTTTTGGAAAGGTGGTTTCTCCTCCGTTGTCATCTTGTTTTTCCGTCGGAGGTACTTCAAGGGATACTCGAAACCCGTGGTCgtattgtcacgccccaaacctagggatgcatggctggcacccgatgtctcattggcccgagcgaaccactctgcaaCTTTTTTATCTTTGTAACTATCACGGGCCAACATGGctacaactcgtaatgtacaattaTAAGTAGACAATATTGTATCActgaactatttttcttaaaacattaatacatatgggccgtcaaggcctctgacatactgtacaaaatgaacctctatttacaaagcctctaagattatttgacatcaaatgggatagggtaccggcctacccataagtctgtaggaAAATTCTAATACGATGACTCACAGActtggctgcactccgaatgaggtagagtcttaccgatccttcgctgaatgccaatctcgatTACTATGAGGGCTCGCCAAATTgattatctatatatatataatgcttctctttgagactattatccatatgtatgatgcatgactgaccaactgatcagtggtaactgccagACCGGCTGCcgcacggtggtaaatgaatgACTGCCCAActggtggtaaataatgatacctAACTACCCATTCGGtggtaactgcccaaccggccgtagcctGGTGGTAAATGCATGTCTGCCTGaccggccgtagcacggtggtaaataagTATGCATGAATGCCCAACCGGTCGTAccacggtggtaaatgcatgattgCCCGACCAGCCGTAGCTCGGTAGTAAATAcatatgcatgaagatgcatgtattacTATATTATAAACATTTACATCTTTATCAAATGCCTCAATAGGGAACTagatacatacttagacatgcttgaatatcattttacatgaatgaataacatagacacaCTGAACTGCTAAGAGTTGAACAACTTATGGAATATCATTATGTTTACGTATCTTTACTTGGATCATACCAAAAGAAgaaaggattagccttaacatacctagacaACCCAGAAACACCTATTGCTCATTTCTGCCCTCCTTTTTAAAGCTACTCCCCGGAGAACCTGCCGGAATATTTGCCAGCGGAGGCGGTACTTGAAGGTCAGTTTTAGAAGGTTTATTATAACAAAAACCCCGGTAAGTTAAATTGGTGGCTCTGCTACATCGCCATTTTACCACTGTGCGACTCCAAACCgtcataattaattaattaataaatccAAACAATCCTAACAGATCGTAAGAAGGAGCAA
This region includes:
- the LOC138875700 gene encoding secreted RxLR effector protein 161-like, whose translation is MEDSKEIDTPIATATKLDIDEPGSSVDKKLYRGMIGSLLYLTARRLDIVFSVGLCARFQANPKESHLTVVKRILRYLKGTTHLCLWYPKGSNFDLVGYADSNFAGFLVDRKSTSGMPHFLGSCLVSWATKKQNSVALSTTEVEYVAATSCCAQLLWIKQQLVDFGIEVGCIPIFCDNTGAISMTKNLVHHKRTKHIDVRHHFLRDNYEKRLFSIEFYATYKQIADIFTKALSRENFERNRVELGMIKIT